The following proteins are encoded in a genomic region of Phaeodactylum tricornutum CCAP 1055/1 chromosome 1, whole genome shotgun sequence:
- a CDS encoding predicted protein, which yields MIFAQEAGDSTEIVRAIYEALSTLPDVSLLSQPETDKEEASPPSITFQPEICRSTSSNLSIGKRYNAPCEQPSPFEISLSTFPAFLSFVLDFLGDPVAVCRFKMVNRLCLKYVDEHEHVLMRDAVRLGGLQINVRPSFWLWVTLEKDSRESCHRKEDPDDNVIMGARNELTLLERKGREGKWNNVIHRDVLRSFGNLPPHKSGARLRTDSIVRALATWGRSRILKSGIRGSGDPPPPSHSFYEEDDDDVSLAPTDTVSDWGAVSPVGSVTGSFCSTRLDGRHTKKFERQAEAQELALGGSALSDIAKARLQEKLSFILHVLAATYSNVGYCQGMDYVAAHLLRILEDTIRWKAVTGNLPSVIQFEPSSMIGHDNPDQSLSDMYAEVDKSSVVEETCFRVMDSFFTTYGLRHFYWPELRCLKTCCLVFEKLVQIKLPVLADHFEHHELNIGLFALGWFQTLFLYLPSMPAATVCHMWDIWLVERNFKIFFRVGTAILFLCQPVLLNNELEGMMGYLNTFPDATLLSPDILIACALQIKVTNRMLTQIECDLYQKL from the coding sequence ATGATATTTGCTCAAGAAGCCGGTGACTCGACAGAAATTGTCCGCGCCATATACGAAGCGTTGTCCACGTTGCCAGACGTGTCTCTGCTTTCCCAACCTGAAACAGACAAAGAGGAGGCCTCGCCACCAAGCATCACTTTTCAACCAGAGATATGCAGATCAACGTCGTCAAACCTGTCTATCGGCAAACGATACAATGCACCTTGTGAGCAGCCGAGCCCTTTCGAAATTTCTTTGTCTACTTTCCctgctttcctttcttttgTGTTGGACTTTCTTGGAGATCCGGTAGCGGTTTGTCGGTTCAAGATGGTAAACCGTTTGTGTTTGAAATACGTGGATGAGCATGAGCATGTCCTTATGAGAGACGCCGTCCGTCTTGGAGGCCTGCAGATTAATGTACGTCCGAGCTTCTGGTTATGGGTTACGCTTGAAAAAGACAGCAGGGAATCTTGCCATAGGAAAGAGGACCCCGACGACAATGTCATAATGGGAGCGCGAAACGAATTGACGCTCCTAGAGCGGAAAGGCAGGGAAGGCAAGTGGAACAACGTGATCCATAGAGATGTGTTACGGTCGTTTGGCAACTTACCTCCGCACAAATCTGGGGCCCGCCTACGTACGGACTCGATTGTCCGTGCGCTTGCAACTTGGGGCAGGAGTAGAATACTGAAGAGTGGTATTCGGGGATCCGGCGACCCGCCGCCGCCTTCGCATTCCTTTtatgaagaagatgatgacgatgtcAGTTTGGCTCCGACGGACACCGTTAGCGACTGGGGTGCCGTTTCCCCTGTCGGAAGCGTTACAGGCTCATTCTGCAGCACACGACTAGACGGTCGTCATACCAAAAAGTTCGAGAGACAAGCTGAAGCCCAGGAGCTCGCGCTTGGTGGAAGCGCACTGTCAGATATCGCAAAAGCTCGATTACAGGAAAAGTTGAGCTTCATTCTCCATGTACTTGCAGCTACTTATAGCAATGTAGGATATTGCCAGGGAATGGATTATGTTGCAGctcatcttcttcgaatCCTGGAAGACACTATTCGTTGGAAGGCTGTCACAGGAAACCTTCCTTCTGTAATTCAATTCGAGCCGTCAAGCATGATTGGTCACGACAATCCCGATCAATCGCTATCGGATATGTATGCGGAAGTCGATAAAAGTTCGGTGGTCGAAGAAACATGTTTTCGAGTCATGGATTCGTTCTTTACTACGTACGGTCTTCGACATTTCTACTGGCCAGAGTTGCGGTGTCTGAAGACGTGCTGCTTGGTCTTCGAGAAACTTGTCCAAATCAAACTCCCAGTTCTTGCTGACCACTTCGAGCATCACGAGCTGAACATCGGACTGTTTGCATTGGGATGGTTTCAGACACTATTTTTGTACTTGCCATCTATGCCTGCAGCAACTGTTTGTCACATGTGGGACATTTGGTTGGTTGAGAGGAACTTCAAAATCTTCTTTAGAGTCGGCACTGCTATTTTGTTTCTTTGCCAGCCTGTTCTTTTGAACAATGAGCTCGAAGGTATGATGGGATATCTCAATACTTTCCCTGATGCTACACTGTTAAGCCCAGATATTCTCATTGCATGCGCATTGCAAATCAAAGTTACAAATCGAATGCTCACACAGATTGAATGCGACTTATATCAAAAGTTGTAA
- a CDS encoding predicted protein produces MSDANINNTAPIKWAQRSDSLYLTIALPDVKDETINLEDQTLKFKGTSGDKSYEVNIEFFKKVDAKDSTYKVLPRSIQMHVMKHEEDREEFWPRLLKDKALEKNQVKIDWDRYVDEDEEDEGFDTSALEGGMGMGGMPPGMGGMGGMGGMGGMGGGADMESLMKQLQMGGAGGGMDPSMFGGGDDDMGDDDDDEEGGEDDDLPDLEEA; encoded by the exons ATGTCCGACGCCAATATCAACAATACTGCTCCCATTAAATGGGCCCAGCGTTCCGATTCTCTCTATTTGACCATTGCCTTGCCCG ACGTCAAGGATGAAACAATTAATCTCGAAGACCAGACACTGAAATTCAAGGGCACATCGGGTGATAAGAGCTACGAAGTCAACATTGAATTTTTCAAGAAGGTCGACGCCAAGGATTCGACCTACAAAGTTCTCCCTCGCTCGATCCAGATGCACGTGATGAAGCACGAAGAGGATCGGGAGGAGTTTTGGCCCCGTCTTCTGAAAGACAAGGCCTTGGAGAAAAACCAAGTCAAGATTGATTGGGATCGTTAcgttgacgaagacgaggaggacgAAGGCTTCGATACGTCCGCTTTGGAAGGCGGTATGGGTATGGGAGGTATGCCACCAGGTATGGGTGGAATGGGAGGCATGGGAGGTATGGGTGGCATGGGAGGCGGCGCCGATATGGAAAGCCTAATGAAACAGTTGCAAATGGGTGGCGCAGGCGGCGGTATGGATCCTTCCATGTTTGGAGGAGGTGATGATGATATGggtgatgacgacgatgacgaggaaggcggagaagacgacgatCTTCCGGATCTGGAAGAGGCGTAA
- a CDS encoding predicted protein: protein MFTACGQKDFHRTRAKYREEFPHETSLEVFTIGDDDDYRMGHVKHGAPPVFEPLEMDSTHTFPHEEEKYPEGYDYESTDHCSLFSWRNPWLPSIVVSISCTAPVLIGLIRLFYDLIGRIWVVTPFALHLLGALAFALYSIPDELKLLDAAPNQLLSGFHFVVDATLFGQNMCSVFFRFLEIKMSHAPSSIPTYATELYTANASSALSSNVSWRRVCKCYGIDRVVCSFSGNSLSTGWRVNLKGNVLPRLKGNLAINPAFLNELDGFSTMAPILFYIEGLKEAHEAGVGELLGADGIENSISAQSITLLLNVDTLDLVHHSTEVDYLDAERPLILVFPSEPLRHGSHYALAVWNATGANGVPLPPKAGLTAVLNDSSNMRYEHFHDVLIKAFEKSVPWFSFGSNPSALQLMFDFQTISEGSQLGAVRSVRDGTLRQIRSLNWGSWTNHVRTNRILDYDCTVQDTHLARTIHAELDVPWYLSTYGSGQRGAVLDPHAILSGIPVVTRPTKFVVHIPCSIRSAILFGNETSNIRAVMEFGHGIFYSRAEAANDFLQQMAHENRYIITAMDWRGMSAFDLFTMAKTLLSTPELFQSIRDNLIQGYAAKYALQEFSRACLWSMEWFSFGREVVKEDIMALTETTAYVFYGISQGGILGAGYSTLSGPTGLIDRGILSVPGTPFALILSRSLDFQGYDALLLLNFYNNRHVRIYLSLVQMAWDSVEGSGALAPPIRESFPRILLQAGLGDAVVSTVAAESLARAFGASTLPGNPRRVFGVPVNLPSNATWAGPNVTLTELLYEKDLMSLPADDVFPRGNSVHFCVRKDAALINQLCEFINTGRVVDPCADDGCRRPRAMC, encoded by the exons ATGTTCACTGCATGCGGTCAGAAAGACTTTCACCGAACACGAGCGAAGT ATCGAGAAGAGTTCCCACACGAAACCTCTCTTGAGGTTTTTACCATtggtgatgacgacgattACCGCATGGGCCACGTGAAACACGGGGCACCTCCAGTGTTTGAACCGCTCGAGATGGACTCTACGCATACTTTCCCacatgaagaagaaaagtatCCGGAAGGATACGATTACGAAAGCACAGATCATTGTTCGCTGTTTTCTTGGAGAAACCCATGGCTACCGTCAATCGTTGTATCAATCTCTTGTACCGCCCCCGTTTTGATTGGGTTAATCCGTTTATTCTACGATCTTATTGGCAGAATATGGGTAGTCACCCCTTTTGCTTTGCATCTGCTTGGAGCGCTAGCCTTTGCTTTGTATTCCATTCCCGATGAGCTCAAACTGCTTGACGCCGCACCAAACCAGCTTCTTTCCggttttcattttgttgttgatgcCACTCTTTTTGG TCAGAATATGTGCAGTGTATTCTTTCGGTTCCTTGAGATCAAGATGTCCCATGctccttcttccattccAACGTACGCTACTGAGCTCTACACAGCAAATGCGAGTTCGGCACTTTCTTCGAACGTTTCTTGGCGCCGTGTGTGCAAGTGCTATGGTATTGACCGCGTGGTGTGCTCTTTCAGTGGCAATTCACTTT CTACTGGCTGGAGAGTCAATCTAAAAGGAAACGTACTGCCGCGACTGAAAGGTAATCTTGCCATAAACCCAGCGTTTTTGAACGAGCTAGATGGTTTTTCGACGATGGCGCCGATACTATTTTATATCGAAGGATTGAAAGAAGCCCATGAAGCTGGAGTAGGAGAATTGCTGGGAGCAGACGGCATTGAAAATTCAATCAGCGCCCAATCTATAACGTTGCTATTGAACGTCGACACGCTCGATCTGGTTCACCATAGTACAGAAGTCGACTACCTCGATGCAGAAAGACCTCTCATCCTTGTCTTTCCCTCGGAGCCCTTGCGCCACGGCTCTCACTATGCATTGGCCGTTTGGAATGCTACCGGAGCAAATGGTGTTCCGCTGCCTCCAAAAGCAGGCTTGACTGCTGTATTGAATGATTCGAGCAACATGCGGTATGAGCACTTCCACGACGTTCTAATCAAAGCGTTCGAAAAATCTGTACCCTGGTTTTCTTTTGGTTCCAACCCCTCCGCTTTACAACTGATGTTTGACTTTCAAACCATCAGCGAAGGCAGTCAGTTGGGAGCAGTAAGATCAGTTCGCGATGGGACACTCCGGCAGATCCGGTCTTTAAACTGGGGCAGCTGGACGAACCACGTAAGAACGAATCGAATTCTGGATTACGATTGCACAGTTCAAGATACTCACTTGGCACGAACAATACATGCCGAACTTGATGTCCCGTGGTATTTGTCGACGTATGGCTCTGGGCAGAGAGGTGCTGTTCTTGATCCTCATGCCATTCTAAGCGGAATCCCTGTTGTTACCCGCCCTACGAAATTTGTCGTCCATATACCTTGCTCCATTCGATCGGCAATCCTCTTCGGAAACGAAACAAGCAACATACGTGCTGTAATGGAGTTTGGTCACGGCATTTTTTACAGTCGGGCAGAAGCGGCCAATGACTTCCTTCAGCAGATGGCCCATGAGAATCGATACATTATAACAGCGATGGACTGGCGCGGTATGTCAGCCTTCGATCTTTTTACAATGGCGAAAACCTTACTTTCTACTCCTGAGCTTTTTCAATCCATTCGGGATAACCTCATTCAAGGTTACGCGGCAAAATATGCTCTACAAGAGTTTAGCAGAGCGTGTTTGTGGTCAATGGAATGGTTTTCCTTTGGTCGGGAAGTAGTAAAGGAAGATATTATGGCTCTAACGGAAACAACCGCGTACGTTTTCTACGGAATATCACAGGGAGGAATTCTCGGTGCCGGCTATTCTACACTGTCGGGTCCGACCGGACTGATCGATCGTGGAATATTAAGCGTTCCGGGAACTCCTTTTGCACTTATTCTGTCTCGATCTCTTGACTTCCAGGGGTATGATGCACTACTGTTGCTGAATTTTTACAACAACCGCCATGTCCGAATATATCTGTCTCTAGTACAAATGGCTTGGGATTCTGTTGAAGGAAGTGGGGCACTAGCTCCACCGATACGTGAGTCTTTTCCACGTATTTTGCTTCAAGCAGGACTTGGAGATGCCGTTGTTTCTACCGTCGCAGCCGAATCGCTGGCGCGAGCCTTTGGAGCATCGACACTACCAGGGAATCCTCGAAGAGTGTTCGGCGTTCCAGTTAATCTTCCATCCAATGCAACCTGGGCTGGTCCCAACGTCACACTAACTGAACTACTCTACGAAAAGGATTTGATGAGTCTTCCTGCCGACGACGTCTTTCCTCGTGGTAACTCGGTGCATTTTTGTGTCAGAAAAGACGCCGCTCTGATCAATCAACTTTGTGAATTCATAAACACAGGTCGTGTTGTCGACCCATGCGCGGACGATGGTTGTCGTCGCCCCCGAGCGATGTGTTAG
- a CDS encoding predicted protein produces MSASSSTLMRRLGSVTRIRRSTSVRPTTIHTAAIVAVPYQNANPQSPPTTTARIGPIREFSTAHATDAVTNSDTAERNSGSAAAPENATPTGELFRQNGGAAKHIGPTLVGQKAEIVRVFGPRSNADAMLTCGGPVLAAHASFDPEYERARHWIRHHAVGPAVLSPVLIAGLTGALVEAVFPQAVPLTQSMTTRRPLIVGVSVVAQITVAQVSEGPDPESTTAEGLETPRSENGRAPQQQQHAGKGYTVHLDTRVLRVRDDAVIAEGTHCIWIPDYLRM; encoded by the coding sequence ATGAGTGCATCTTCCTCCACCCTGATGCGTCGTCTTGGTAGCGTAACTAGGATCCGACGATCGACCTCCGTGCGCCCCACTACCATCCACACCGCCGCTATCGTGGCGGTCCCCTACCAGAATGCCAACCCACAAAGTCCCCCTACTACCACTGCACGAATAGGACCAATCCGCGAATTCAGTACAGCCCACGCCACCGATGCCGTTACTAACAGCGACACAGCGGAACGTAATAGTGGTAGTGCCGCAGCTCCGGAGAATGCCACGCCTACCGGCGAACTCTTTCGCCAGAACGGTGGTGCCGCCAAACACATTGGCCCCACTCTGGTCGGTCAAAAGGCCGAAATCGTCCGCGTCTTTGGTCCCCGCTCCAATGCCGACGCCATGTTGACCTGCGGGGGTCCCGTATTGGCGGCCCACGCTTCCTTCGATCCAGAGTACGAGCGCGCCCGACACTGGATACGCCATCACGCCGTCGGACCCGCCGTCCTCAGCCCCGTACTCATCGCCGGTTTGACCGGTGCTCTCGTGGAAGCCGTCTTCCCACAAGCCGTCCCTCTCACACAGTCCATGACTACACGCCGACCTCTCATTGTCGGAGTTTCCGTGGTGGCGCAAATTACCGTCGCCCAGGTTTCCGAAGGACCGGATCCCGAGAGTACAACGGCCGAGGGACTCGAAACGCCGCGGTCCGAAAACGGCCGGGctccgcaacaacaacaacacgcAGGCAAGGGATACACGGTGCATTTGGATACGCGAGTGCTGCGCGTACGGGACGACGCCGTTATTGCGGAAGGGACGCACTGTATATGGATTCCGGATTATTTGCGGATGTAA